The Fibrobacter sp. UWB4 genome includes a window with the following:
- a CDS encoding TIGR02171 family protein: MKNVVQMNFGLLAAVLFSLVFFNSCTEENKFPYGIESPPVLSFDGFVYVNANGQKTSLGINGEGGRASEYPRMDASFTYNFYISEHEVSRAEYSALRRNAGAECSGVCNDKSPVTNVTYYDAVLFANAKSKAENLDTVYTYTKASFDAKGSCIDLDGLVFHEKVNGFRLPTEAEWVYVASQGWYPEKGWNNQNSHFEIQDVATSPANDLGVYDMAGNALEWVNDWLTFFSSSPVTNFVGGADGGSLGERVVKGGSFRDDPSQINTYGRGDIYTVSSSTKGHYLGFRLAIGPIPNAIWLDENGTAKESVVIPLLGIYETKHMTGSFQSKLVFRNDLTGNLAYIDYGNGINSVVEIKDTIQAYHPDVSPNGKLVAFCTGVEGVPGTSSIYVRNLDASGSGLVKLNVKSAAIPRWRVTDEGDTSIVYVSSAANNKEDADFAAMSTWQVPFAKGKFGTPQKLFDGAFHGGVSSDKKLAVTGSTLLRVRMSSGKDSVWYNGEQACNVSLANDGSNRTVFLDFGGKTGANYVGQSYNTHERLLVANEKGELVHSVAAPQGYTFDHTEWALGGSNLVVATLTNLNGAHQKIVLVDLSTDSIKTLVEGDELWHPCLWHSKNRYEGKTLDTDSAGVYYLTSASSGALDLRVKMERFWENRNEITAVALGSSRMMFALRDKEVKSHNMLNMAFSAGQMAGASYLFKNYILKHLKKLKVLVLELSPDLFWADANATWIDVIYNKVPGYMYDENHDFWVDSLPEHFLDVVKETPRPESALQLLYTLEDFSLPTGNWAAAVCIRDSNVLTYESPVFAENEHLLEEIVVEARQAGLKVVLAVLPQNPGYAKTGTFGIYGPRRSIAMELIEASKKFDAIVFDENKFGEHDYTDDMAYNADHLSGVGAKLFTHRLDSLLMTLE; the protein is encoded by the coding sequence ATGAAAAATGTCGTTCAGATGAATTTTGGATTGCTTGCGGCTGTTTTATTTTCCCTTGTTTTTTTTAATTCATGTACTGAGGAAAATAAATTCCCGTATGGCATTGAATCTCCGCCGGTGCTCAGTTTTGATGGCTTTGTCTATGTTAATGCGAATGGTCAAAAAACATCGCTTGGAATAAATGGAGAAGGCGGACGTGCTAGTGAATATCCGAGAATGGATGCTAGTTTTACTTATAATTTTTATATAAGCGAACATGAAGTCTCCCGTGCGGAGTACAGTGCCTTGCGGCGAAATGCCGGTGCCGAATGTAGTGGTGTGTGTAATGATAAGAGTCCTGTGACAAATGTGACGTACTATGATGCGGTTCTTTTCGCAAATGCAAAAAGCAAGGCTGAAAATTTGGATACCGTCTATACTTATACGAAAGCTTCTTTCGATGCAAAGGGAAGCTGTATTGATTTGGATGGGCTTGTTTTTCATGAAAAAGTAAATGGATTTCGTTTACCGACTGAGGCTGAATGGGTGTATGTCGCAAGTCAAGGTTGGTATCCTGAAAAGGGATGGAATAATCAAAATTCTCATTTTGAAATTCAGGACGTAGCAACTTCTCCAGCAAATGATCTTGGCGTTTACGATATGGCTGGGAATGCCCTAGAATGGGTGAATGACTGGCTTACTTTTTTTAGCAGTAGTCCTGTAACGAATTTTGTGGGAGGCGCTGATGGTGGAAGTCTTGGGGAACGCGTTGTCAAGGGAGGTAGTTTCCGGGACGACCCGTCACAGATAAACACCTATGGCCGTGGTGATATTTATACGGTATCGTCATCGACAAAAGGCCATTATTTAGGATTCAGGCTTGCAATAGGACCGATCCCTAATGCGATTTGGCTTGATGAAAATGGTACTGCTAAAGAGTCCGTTGTGATTCCGCTGTTAGGAATTTATGAGACTAAGCACATGACGGGTTCGTTCCAGTCAAAGCTTGTTTTTCGCAATGATCTGACGGGCAACTTGGCGTATATCGACTATGGAAACGGAATCAACTCCGTCGTTGAAATCAAGGATACAATTCAGGCTTACCATCCCGATGTTTCGCCAAATGGCAAACTTGTTGCATTTTGTACGGGCGTCGAAGGGGTTCCTGGGACTTCAAGTATTTATGTCCGAAATTTAGATGCTTCGGGTTCAGGACTTGTGAAGCTGAATGTCAAAAGCGCTGCGATTCCAAGATGGCGCGTCACGGATGAGGGCGACACCTCTATTGTCTATGTTTCAAGTGCCGCAAATAATAAAGAGGATGCTGACTTTGCGGCTATGAGTACATGGCAAGTCCCGTTTGCAAAAGGAAAATTTGGAACACCGCAAAAGCTTTTTGATGGGGCGTTCCATGGAGGCGTAAGTTCTGATAAGAAGCTTGCGGTTACGGGATCTACTCTTTTGCGTGTACGAATGTCGTCTGGGAAAGATTCTGTCTGGTATAATGGAGAGCAGGCATGCAATGTCTCTCTTGCTAATGATGGCAGTAACCGGACGGTATTCCTTGATTTTGGCGGCAAGACTGGGGCTAATTATGTAGGTCAATCATACAATACCCATGAAAGGCTTCTAGTTGCAAATGAGAAAGGAGAACTTGTTCATAGTGTGGCCGCGCCACAAGGCTATACCTTTGATCATACGGAATGGGCCTTGGGCGGCTCGAATCTGGTGGTTGCGACGCTTACGAACCTGAATGGCGCCCATCAAAAAATTGTTCTGGTTGATCTGTCTACAGATTCAATCAAGACTCTTGTCGAAGGCGATGAACTTTGGCACCCGTGTCTATGGCATTCCAAAAATCGCTACGAAGGTAAAACTCTTGATACGGACAGTGCGGGGGTCTATTATCTAACTTCGGCGTCTAGTGGCGCTTTGGATCTTCGCGTTAAGATGGAACGCTTCTGGGAAAATCGAAATGAAATTACCGCTGTAGCGCTCGGTTCGTCGAGAATGATGTTTGCTCTTCGCGATAAAGAGGTGAAATCCCATAATATGTTGAATATGGCTTTTTCTGCGGGACAGATGGCAGGTGCGAGTTACTTGTTTAAAAATTATATTCTGAAACATTTGAAAAAATTGAAGGTCCTGGTTTTGGAATTATCGCCAGATTTATTCTGGGCGGATGCAAATGCGACCTGGATTGATGTGATTTACAATAAGGTTCCTGGATATATGTACGATGAAAATCATGATTTCTGGGTGGATAGCCTGCCAGAACATTTTTTGGATGTCGTAAAGGAAACTCCTCGTCCTGAATCCGCTTTGCAGCTTCTCTATACACTTGAAGATTTTTCATTGCCGACCGGAAACTGGGCTGCCGCCGTTTGCATCAGGGATTCGAATGTGCTTACATATGAATCCCCTGTATTTGCCGAAAATGAGCATTTGCTTGAAGAAATTGTAGTTGAAGCCCGTCAAGCAGGGCTAAAGGTCGTATTGGCCGTCTTGCCGCAGAATCCGGGTTATGCGAAAACGGGAACGTTTGGTATTTATGGACCGCGTCGTAGTATTGCCATGGAACTTATTGAAGCTTCTAAAAAGTTCGATGCCATTGTGTTTGACGAAAACAAATTTGGTGAACACGACTATACGGATGATATGGCTTACAATGCGGATCACTTGAGCGGTGTGGGGGCAAAGCTGTTTACGCATAGACTTGATTCTTTGCTAATGACTTTGGAATGA
- a CDS encoding radical SAM/SPASM domain-containing protein — protein sequence MNSVYIEITNVCNLHCSFCPCGTAADNGYADSGIAEENSSTSTNRTFMDSKLFEACITDAQEIGATNVYFHVLGEPTLHPGFAHYVKKLEQTPLKLTLTTNGTTIERTGRQILASPAVRQVNFSTHAYAELPRETAERYLQNVLDFCRLAIVERPDLYINLRLWNVGAEDASSWNSYMLKRIHETFGVDITPGHFCSRHKSFNITGRLYLHEDTRFEWPSIDERTGKALQTRDERIAGTCRALDTHIAILHDGRVVACCLDHSGQITLGHITEQSLAEILESPLAQNIKEGFAQHELRHPFCQTCSFCKRFK from the coding sequence GTGAACAGCGTCTACATCGAAATCACGAATGTTTGCAACTTGCATTGCAGTTTTTGCCCCTGCGGAACCGCCGCAGACAACGGATATGCCGACAGCGGAATTGCGGAAGAAAATTCGTCAACGTCCACGAACCGCACGTTCATGGATTCCAAGCTGTTCGAAGCATGCATCACAGACGCTCAAGAAATCGGAGCGACCAACGTCTACTTTCATGTTCTCGGTGAACCCACGCTCCATCCTGGTTTTGCACATTACGTCAAGAAATTAGAACAAACGCCATTAAAGCTCACGCTCACAACAAACGGCACAACGATTGAACGCACAGGCCGTCAAATTCTCGCGTCACCCGCCGTTCGCCAAGTCAACTTTTCGACACACGCCTACGCAGAACTCCCCCGCGAAACCGCTGAACGATATTTGCAAAATGTGCTGGATTTTTGCCGTCTCGCGATTGTCGAGCGCCCCGATCTCTACATCAATTTGCGATTGTGGAATGTCGGCGCCGAAGATGCCTCCTCGTGGAACAGCTACATGCTTAAACGCATCCACGAGACTTTTGGCGTTGATATCACGCCCGGGCATTTCTGCAGTCGCCACAAGAGTTTCAACATCACCGGCCGCCTCTATTTGCACGAAGACACAAGATTTGAATGGCCAAGCATAGACGAAAGAACGGGCAAAGCCCTACAGACGAGAGACGAAAGAATCGCAGGCACGTGCCGTGCGCTTGACACTCATATTGCAATACTCCACGATGGGCGCGTTGTCGCCTGCTGCCTTGACCACAGCGGACAAATTACGCTCGGTCACATCACCGAACAAAGCCTTGCCGAAATTTTAGAAAGCCCACTCGCGCAAAACATAAAAGAAGGGTTCGCGCAGCACGAACTACGCCACCCTTTTTGCCAAACCTGCAGTTTTTGCAAACGGTTTAAATAA
- a CDS encoding TM2 domain-containing protein, whose amino-acid sequence MPSTGEHNKWIALALCILLGYLGLHRFYEGKIWTGILWLCTAGLFGVGVVVDAILIVMKPEHY is encoded by the coding sequence ATGCCTTCTACTGGTGAACACAACAAATGGATTGCCCTTGCCCTCTGTATTCTGCTCGGATACCTGGGTTTGCATCGCTTTTACGAAGGGAAGATCTGGACAGGAATCTTGTGGCTTTGCACCGCAGGACTCTTTGGCGTAGGCGTTGTCGTTGACGCCATCTTGATCGTCATGAAACCGGAACATTATTAA
- a CDS encoding tRNA-dihydrouridine synthase family protein encodes MLKILFAPLQGYTTGIYRKAHAEIFGGVDAYYTPFLRIENGKPREKDLRDLEIANADCANVRCAGIAEGIARDGNARKENCAGYKVVPQIIANSVDEFKILAEALIAKGYTEIDFNMGCPFPMQVNRHRGAGLLSDIQAVQEIMDEIRKLSSVTNGTAPIKFSVKMRLGQDSPNEAFALLPILNEAPLTHITLHPRLGKQQYKGAIDFKSFEKFYEECRHPLVYNGDITSVSQICEMERHYPKLAGVMIGRGLLAKPSLAAEYKGLRDINSAATTQDFLGKLFQMHQVIFDHACKTYQGDSQILSHVQNFWEYLEPSIPKKIFKKIKKAGKLSEYQEAIIEMRGQS; translated from the coding sequence ATGCTGAAAATTCTATTCGCACCGCTACAAGGTTACACGACGGGCATTTATCGAAAAGCCCACGCTGAAATCTTTGGCGGTGTTGACGCCTATTACACTCCATTCTTGCGGATTGAAAACGGTAAGCCGCGCGAAAAAGATTTGCGGGATTTAGAAATTGCGAATGCAGATTGCGCAAATGTAAGATGCGCGGGCATCGCGGAAGGAATTGCGCGCGACGGGAATGCGCGCAAGGAGAACTGCGCGGGCTACAAAGTCGTTCCGCAGATTATTGCGAACAGCGTCGATGAATTTAAAATCCTTGCAGAAGCGCTAATCGCCAAAGGTTACACGGAAATCGACTTCAACATGGGTTGCCCCTTTCCAATGCAAGTCAACCGCCATCGCGGTGCCGGACTTTTAAGCGACATACAGGCCGTCCAAGAAATCATGGACGAAATCAGGAAATTGTCTAGCGTTACGAACGGAACCGCGCCGATAAAATTTTCCGTCAAGATGCGCCTTGGACAGGACTCCCCCAACGAGGCATTCGCACTTCTCCCGATTCTAAACGAAGCGCCACTCACGCATATCACGCTCCACCCAAGACTCGGCAAACAACAGTACAAAGGCGCAATCGACTTCAAATCGTTCGAAAAATTTTATGAGGAATGCCGTCATCCACTCGTTTACAACGGCGACATCACAAGCGTTTCGCAAATCTGTGAAATGGAACGACACTACCCGAAGCTCGCAGGCGTGATGATTGGCCGCGGACTTCTCGCGAAACCAAGTTTAGCAGCGGAATACAAGGGATTGCGCGATATAAATAGCGCCGCCACCACGCAGGATTTTCTCGGCAAACTTTTTCAGATGCACCAGGTCATTTTCGACCACGCTTGCAAAACATACCAAGGCGACAGCCAGATTCTCTCGCACGTACAAAATTTCTGGGAATATCTCGAACCAAGCATTCCCAAAAAGATTTTCAAGAAAATCAAGAAAGCAGGCAAACTCAGCGAATACCAAGAAGCCATCATAGAGATGAGGGGCCAGTCGTGA
- a CDS encoding arginase family protein gives MMITVQDFTGVYAEQPFMQELRATAEISKDVRWLDCTKIVGTDCYCDDDAIKEINALIDSAEKHSKSECSIIENRGNSTSTPDIHFFDNGNYHYMSKLWTDRVQEPFTLIVFDHHPDMQPPRFGGILSCGGWVKEVLDNNKFIQNAIIIGVKNELVETIREELSQSGEASILEKVTFIKESELSILSSLICSDFVNVLSPNLYISIDKDALSPSYAVTNWDQSSLTLDALKNCITALTTNRKILGIDICGERAHDFEGDEHHTIQEADTLNSELNRKLVEFLQKIKVS, from the coding sequence ATGATGATCACGGTTCAAGATTTCACGGGCGTTTACGCCGAGCAACCCTTTATGCAAGAACTGCGCGCCACCGCAGAAATAAGCAAGGACGTTCGCTGGCTCGACTGCACGAAAATCGTAGGAACCGACTGCTACTGTGACGACGACGCCATCAAGGAAATCAATGCGTTAATTGACAGCGCCGAAAAACACAGCAAGAGTGAATGCAGCATTATCGAGAATCGCGGCAACTCCACAAGCACCCCGGACATCCACTTCTTTGACAATGGCAATTATCATTACATGAGCAAACTCTGGACCGACAGAGTTCAAGAACCATTTACGCTCATCGTATTCGACCACCATCCCGACATGCAACCACCCCGCTTTGGCGGGATTTTAAGTTGTGGCGGTTGGGTCAAAGAAGTTCTCGACAACAACAAGTTTATTCAAAACGCAATCATCATCGGAGTCAAGAACGAACTCGTCGAAACCATCCGCGAAGAGCTTTCGCAATCCGGAGAAGCAAGTATTTTAGAGAAAGTTACGTTCATCAAAGAAAGTGAACTAAGCATTCTCTCGTCTCTAATCTGCAGCGATTTTGTGAACGTCCTCTCGCCTAATCTCTACATTTCCATTGACAAGGACGCACTCTCGCCATCCTATGCTGTAACCAATTGGGACCAAAGCTCGCTTACACTTGACGCCCTCAAAAATTGCATCACAGCCCTTACCACAAATCGCAAAATTCTCGGTATAGACATCTGCGGCGAGCGCGCTCACGATTTCGAAGGCGATGAGCACCACACCATCCAAGAAGCGGATACACTCAATAGCGAGCTAAATCGAAAACTTGTTGAGTTTTTGCAGAAAATCAAGGTATCTTGA
- a CDS encoding transglutaminase family protein, with protein MGRLLDERTLAKLVTDERLEKGLSSLVFRLSSKLFWLLFLATLVIALPFLLWNGKNESMSYREMACVFEERAPGCLDSVSDWHAGLAYFDSSVAVNHDTLQSLKNLLWQFWNIEFAGAGEAAVAKESVLPLRVLVNRKSGCMGLSWLALMVAEVRGLPLDAILLPGHVFLRYGTSDSFVNLEPNRRGFTYTDEEYREKYQKGPWTGLEFKPLETRQFIGLAAFDIGNLYLENDIPRALTWYRMAEEFFPEYPGVGVNQAVAKSRLPDLL; from the coding sequence ATGGGACGGCTTCTAGACGAAAGAACGCTCGCGAAGCTCGTTACAGACGAAAGACTAGAGAAGGGTCTTTCGTCTCTCGTCTTTCGTCTCTCGTCCAAACTATTCTGGCTGCTTTTCCTCGCGACGCTTGTAATTGCACTCCCGTTTCTGCTTTGGAACGGGAAGAACGAGTCCATGAGCTATCGCGAAATGGCTTGCGTTTTTGAAGAACGTGCGCCGGGTTGCCTTGATTCTGTTAGCGATTGGCATGCGGGGCTTGCTTATTTTGATAGCAGTGTCGCAGTGAATCACGATACTTTGCAATCCCTAAAAAATCTGCTTTGGCAATTTTGGAATATCGAATTTGCCGGGGCGGGCGAGGCTGCGGTTGCAAAAGAATCCGTGCTCCCGCTTCGCGTTCTTGTAAACAGAAAGTCCGGCTGCATGGGGCTATCGTGGCTTGCGCTCATGGTGGCCGAAGTGCGCGGTTTGCCTCTCGACGCCATTCTCCTTCCGGGACACGTCTTTTTGCGTTACGGCACCTCGGACAGTTTTGTGAACCTGGAACCGAACCGTCGCGGCTTTACCTACACCGATGAAGAATACCGTGAAAAGTACCAAAAAGGTCCCTGGACCGGTCTTGAATTTAAGCCTCTTGAAACACGACAGTTCATAGGGCTTGCCGCATTTGATATCGGCAATCTGTATCTTGAAAACGACATTCCTCGTGCGCTTACGTGGTACCGCATGGCCGAAGAATTTTTCCCTGAATATCCGGGTGTTGGCGTGAATCAGGCTGTTGCAAAAAGCCGATTGCCGGATTTATTGTAG
- the rdgB gene encoding RdgB/HAM1 family non-canonical purine NTP pyrophosphatase, translating to MKRLFVIATGSAGKIRDFAHILGTDHYEFKTLKDIGFDEDIIEDGNSFAENAIIKSNTTAQWLAKRNIEATVLADDSGLEVFALNGEPGIYSARYCGKHGDDEANNVKLMQKLEGIENRKARYFCALSYQTVTKNDQGEFVISKPIIFEGECRGEINHTPVGDMGFGYDPLFVPDGETRTFAQMELEEKKIISHRGNAIRALKKALGK from the coding sequence ATGAAACGTTTATTTGTTATCGCGACCGGTAGTGCCGGAAAAATTAGAGACTTCGCTCACATCTTGGGCACAGACCATTACGAATTCAAGACCTTAAAAGACATCGGTTTTGACGAAGACATCATCGAAGATGGGAATTCCTTTGCCGAAAACGCCATCATCAAGTCGAATACAACGGCTCAATGGCTCGCCAAGCGCAACATCGAAGCGACCGTTCTCGCCGATGATTCCGGCCTAGAAGTTTTCGCATTGAATGGCGAACCGGGCATCTACAGCGCCCGCTATTGCGGCAAGCACGGCGATGATGAAGCCAACAATGTCAAGCTGATGCAAAAACTCGAAGGTATCGAAAACCGCAAGGCACGTTACTTCTGCGCACTCTCGTACCAGACTGTCACCAAGAACGATCAAGGTGAATTTGTCATCAGCAAGCCGATCATTTTCGAAGGCGAATGCCGTGGCGAAATCAACCACACTCCAGTCGGCGACATGGGCTTTGGCTATGATCCGCTGTTTGTCCCGGATGGCGAAACAAGAACTTTCGCGCAGATGGAACTCGAAGAGAAAAAAATCATCAGCCATCGAGGAAATGCCATCAGAGCTTTGAAGAAAGCTCTCGGGAAGTAA
- a CDS encoding TIGR02171 family protein, translating to MSTARNCFKFFKEILFLVSAVLVLSGCETFLGDHVWLHAPIEEDKVHDGLVVVRASNVKHKSGGSVTYLGTYAPSAKVNEQPQLRVALNYDYSLGMHEVTCAEFKSVMGTTFDERCRGKDSDLLPVTKVTYYDAVLYANERSKREGYDTAYTYSSANIDDIGNCTSMEGLVFHPEVDAYRLPTEAEWILAADRDWNPSAEWNAQNSDFEPKNVCSYPHLHGDFCDMGGNVKEWVSDWLNYFRDTTITNFVGAPDGGVLGERVIKGGSYRNDPSSIKLYNRGDVYIVTSAAKSDYLGFRIAFGKIPNAVWMGHDGLVRESRIMPLASASVIKKNFDTYHIKLAFRNDATGNLAFVDYVNGTLSVSEITDTLDSYHPDISPDGRLIAFCTGLEGVSGKSDLYIRPLGLSKTRPIKLNIKGNASIPRWKVLDNGDTVIVYVSDAGNNKETSEFKSKSTWQVKYAKGRFGTPQKLFSGAYHGGVSDDNTLAVTGARLLRARIANPGKMLSDGRDTVWYNGEQACNASLANDGSKRVAFLDFGGKTGAEFVGKSYRTHERLLIADSTGKLIKTIPAPEGFTFDHTEWALNYADAKKDGGFIVATVVNANGAHLKIVLVNVADGSILDLVEGDDLWHPCLWRTKNYAPEKSKLDPDSAGVYLHPSDEWASIIMRFKMELLWKYHDSINVAILGSSRSMYGVSPSRLDEKFFAVNFGHTPNSIYTSRDLLNHYLFNHLKKLKYIVVSLDIDFWYKIDGPDGDNLFYTTFDNYPGYVYDKNHDYWKDGVPEGLLEYTQNSVGSSDEKYYMNDRGRYTNAYCQWEWKEKPEIEMDSTYYDQHKGIYNDSKNALIDIVKEAAKRDVRVIGLIFPQSPEYAKTGAFGRYGLRRSVAQKMISELEALNKKYPNFVLMDENKMGKHDYDGQMAIDEDHLCNAGAMRLTSRLNDVLLSLESKK from the coding sequence ATGTCCACAGCTCGTAATTGTTTTAAATTTTTTAAAGAGATACTTTTTTTAGTATCGGCCGTTCTTGTGCTTTCTGGATGTGAAACTTTTTTGGGGGATCATGTCTGGCTCCATGCTCCGATAGAAGAGGATAAGGTTCATGACGGCCTTGTGGTTGTTAGAGCTTCGAATGTAAAGCATAAAAGCGGCGGCTCGGTGACTTATCTTGGTACTTATGCGCCCTCCGCGAAAGTAAATGAACAGCCCCAGTTGCGTGTTGCCCTGAATTATGATTATTCCTTAGGCATGCATGAAGTCACTTGCGCTGAATTTAAAAGTGTTATGGGGACAACTTTTGACGAACGGTGCCGAGGCAAGGATTCTGATCTGTTGCCTGTAACAAAGGTGACTTATTACGATGCCGTCCTTTATGCCAATGAACGCAGCAAACGGGAAGGCTACGATACGGCCTATACGTATTCATCTGCAAATATAGATGATATCGGAAACTGTACTTCAATGGAAGGGTTAGTCTTTCATCCTGAAGTAGACGCATATCGTTTGCCTACGGAAGCGGAATGGATCCTGGCTGCCGATCGCGATTGGAACCCGTCTGCGGAATGGAATGCGCAGAACTCAGATTTCGAACCCAAAAATGTTTGTTCGTATCCGCACCTTCACGGTGATTTCTGTGACATGGGCGGAAATGTGAAGGAATGGGTTTCTGATTGGCTTAACTATTTTAGAGATACGACCATTACAAACTTTGTCGGTGCTCCAGATGGCGGAGTTCTTGGGGAACGGGTCATTAAGGGCGGTAGCTATCGCAACGATCCGTCTTCTATCAAGCTTTATAATCGTGGCGATGTCTACATTGTGACTTCGGCGGCAAAGTCAGATTATTTGGGATTCCGTATTGCATTCGGCAAGATCCCAAATGCGGTTTGGATGGGACATGACGGTTTAGTTCGTGAAAGCCGAATCATGCCGTTAGCGAGTGCTTCTGTCATCAAAAAAAATTTTGATACATATCATATTAAGCTTGCCTTTCGCAATGATGCAACGGGAAACTTGGCGTTTGTCGATTACGTTAATGGAACTTTATCTGTTTCTGAAATCACAGATACACTAGATTCTTATCATCCAGATATTTCTCCAGACGGTAGGCTTATTGCATTTTGTACAGGTCTAGAAGGCGTTTCTGGAAAGTCTGATCTTTACATTCGCCCTTTGGGTCTATCCAAAACAAGACCTATAAAGCTTAATATCAAGGGAAATGCTTCTATTCCACGGTGGAAAGTTCTGGATAATGGCGATACGGTGATCGTCTATGTGTCCGATGCGGGAAACAATAAAGAAACTTCGGAATTTAAATCCAAGAGTACATGGCAAGTGAAGTATGCAAAAGGTCGATTCGGAACGCCTCAAAAGCTTTTTAGCGGGGCGTATCACGGAGGTGTTTCTGACGACAATACACTTGCTGTTACTGGCGCCCGTCTGCTTCGTGCGCGTATTGCAAATCCGGGAAAAATGCTTTCGGATGGTCGCGATACCGTGTGGTATAACGGTGAACAGGCTTGCAATGCCTCCCTTGCAAACGATGGATCCAAGCGTGTAGCGTTCCTTGATTTTGGTGGAAAAACAGGAGCTGAGTTTGTTGGAAAAAGTTACAGAACGCACGAACGTTTGCTGATTGCTGACAGTACAGGAAAGCTTATTAAGACTATTCCTGCGCCTGAAGGCTTTACATTTGACCATACGGAATGGGCGCTGAATTATGCCGATGCTAAAAAGGATGGCGGCTTTATTGTGGCTACGGTCGTAAATGCAAATGGCGCCCATTTGAAAATTGTTCTCGTGAATGTTGCGGATGGTTCAATCCTGGATTTGGTGGAAGGTGATGATCTTTGGCATCCATGTCTTTGGCGAACAAAAAATTATGCCCCTGAAAAATCTAAACTTGATCCGGACAGTGCTGGCGTTTATTTGCATCCATCGGATGAGTGGGCCTCTATTATCATGCGGTTTAAAATGGAACTTCTCTGGAAATACCATGATTCTATTAATGTGGCGATATTGGGTTCTTCGAGGTCCATGTATGGAGTTAGCCCATCTAGATTGGATGAAAAATTTTTTGCTGTGAATTTTGGCCATACACCAAATTCTATTTATACGTCTAGGGATTTATTAAATCATTATCTCTTTAACCATCTGAAAAAGCTGAAGTATATTGTTGTTTCGCTAGATATTGATTTTTGGTATAAAATTGATGGACCTGATGGAGATAATTTATTCTATACGACTTTTGATAATTATCCAGGGTATGTGTATGATAAAAATCATGATTACTGGAAAGACGGTGTTCCGGAAGGCTTGCTGGAATATACACAGAATTCTGTAGGTTCATCGGATGAAAAATACTATATGAACGATCGTGGGCGCTATACAAATGCTTATTGCCAGTGGGAATGGAAAGAAAAGCCCGAAATTGAAATGGATAGCACCTATTATGATCAACATAAGGGCATTTATAACGATAGCAAGAATGCGCTTATCGATATCGTTAAAGAAGCCGCCAAGAGAGATGTTCGTGTGATTGGCCTTATTTTCCCGCAGAGTCCGGAGTATGCGAAAACAGGTGCTTTTGGACGTTATGGCCTTCGTCGTAGCGTTGCTCAAAAGATGATTAGTGAATTAGAAGCTTTGAATAAAAAGTATCCGAATTTTGTGTTGATGGATGAAAATAAAATGGGCAAGCATGATTATGACGGACAAATGGCGATTGATGAAGACCACTTGTGCAATGCCGGTGCTATGAGGCTTACATCTCGGCTGAATGACGTTTTGCTGTCTCTGGAGTCAAAAAAATGA
- a CDS encoding nucleoside deaminase — translation MQAELKNITDEDKRFMQMAIQLSVDNVDNGGGPFGAVIVKDGEVVATGANRVVPNNDPTAHAEVTAIRNACAKLGTFMLDGCTVYTSCEPCPMCLSALYWARVKRICYANTKADAAAIEFDDSFIYDQLDLPYEKRAIKCDHFMRNEALVAFKKWATKTDKTRY, via the coding sequence ATGCAAGCAGAATTGAAGAATATTACGGACGAAGACAAACGCTTTATGCAGATGGCGATTCAGTTGTCCGTTGATAATGTCGATAATGGCGGTGGCCCTTTTGGCGCTGTGATTGTCAAGGATGGCGAGGTTGTGGCTACGGGCGCAAATCGCGTTGTGCCGAATAATGATCCGACGGCTCATGCCGAGGTGACTGCAATTCGAAACGCTTGCGCAAAACTCGGGACGTTCATGCTGGACGGCTGTACCGTTTACACGAGCTGCGAACCTTGCCCGATGTGCCTGAGCGCTCTGTACTGGGCTCGTGTCAAGCGCATTTGCTATGCGAATACAAAGGCCGATGCTGCTGCAATTGAATTCGACGATTCCTTTATTTATGATCAGCTCGACTTGCCGTACGAAAAACGTGCCATCAAGTGCGACCATTTTATGCGGAACGAAGCGCTTGTCGCTTTCAAAAAGTGGGCGACAAAGACGGACAAAACGCGCTATTAG